The Mucilaginibacter terrae region CACCTACCGACAAAGCAACCAAAACGCTGTTCGGTACTGATGATGATACTTCGGTTCCCGCCAGCAACAAATACTACTTGTCAAAAGAAAACTACCCTTGGGCTATTAACTTTGTAGGCGAATACAAATACCCAATCGAGTTACAACCTGTAACCCAAGCTTATCCTCGTTTTGCTGACTGGGCACTATCTGGAGGTGTATCATTTACCGACTGGTACAGCAACACCGGAGCAGGTTTCAGAGACAACTCTAAAATTTACTCAAAATAATTACAAGCCGATACTTATTGATGTATATGTTACAGGCCGCCTGCAAGGGCGGCCTTTTTTTGTTGTTCATATTATTTAATGTGTATATTCGTTTACAACTTCACAATTAATACTATCATGAAAAATTTAAAAGTATGCTGGCCATTGCTGGTTATGCTGTCGGTATTTGCAACTACTGTTAGCGCACAAAAGAAAAATAAAAAAGCGATTAGAGACTCTATTCAGGCAGCAGGTATAGAAAAACTCTTAACATCTCAAAAATATGTTTTCACTGCGGAGTTTGCATCTGCAGCACAAGGCGGATCAACTACTTTAACCAGCTATTTTTACCTCGAAGTAAACCCTGAGGCCGTAAATTGTATTCTTCCATATTATGGAAACTCTTACAATAGCGGAGGCATAAGCGATAGTAAAATTAAACTTACATCAAAAAACTTTGACTACCTGGCTGATAAAAGCATACCCGGACATTGGTATGTATCTATTAAACCCAAAGATTCGACTACCGAAAAAGAACTGCTCTTAGACATTGCTGTTGATGGAAGTGCGAGTTTAGCGGTAATAAGTAATAACAGATCACGAATGACCTATACTGGCACTATTGAGGCCAAAGTTGACCGTACTACATTTAACTGATTTACAAAAATATTCGGTTTGCAAGTTTTGCTTCAGCATAGGGACTGCCTTAAAGACAGTCCCTATGCTGTTTTAAAGCAACTTTTAGTAGCTTTACTATTATACATCGCAGCCAATGAAAGATAACTTTTCAACACAATCAGACCACTACGCTAAATACCGGCCTACCTATCCTCCGGAGCTGTTTGATTACTTACTATCAATCACCCCATCACACCAAACAGCCTGGGACTGCGGCACTGGCAACGGACAAGTAGCCTTTGAATTAGCCAAAAGATTTGAGCAGGTATATGCCACCGATGTAAGCCAGGCGCAAATAGACAACGCCAGCCAGGCAAATAACATAACATACAGCGTACAACCTGCCGAGCAAACCAATTTTGACAACAACTTTTTTGACTTGATTGTGGTTGCGCAAGCCATCCATTGGTTTGATTTTGAAAAATTTTATAACGAGGTAAGAAGAACAGTCAAAGCCAACGCCCTACTTTGTGTAACCGGTTACGGCATGATACAGGTTTCGGCAGAGGTTGATGCTGTTATAGATCATTTTTATAGAAATGTAATTGACAGCTATTGGGATGCCGAACGTAAATATGTGGATGAAAACTATCAAACCATTCCGTTCCCATTTGAGGAAATTGAAGCGCCTGAATTTGCCAATGTTTTGGAATGGAACTCCGAGCATTTAATGGGTTACTTAAACACCTGGTCGGCCGTGAAGCATTTTATTAAGCAAAACGGTTACAACCCGGTTGATGAGCTGAAACTCGAAATTGAAAAGCACTGGGGAAATGATGATTTTAAGCGGGTTAAGTTTCCGGTGTTGTTAAGAATTGGGAAAGTATAATATATACTCAAAGAGGTAATTATTGGAAATGGGGTTCTAACTAAACACAAGCGGGACGCTTGCGGGAGCGAGGGGGTTAGTTTGAGGAATGAGCTGAAAATATTAAAAATCATGATTAGGCTCGAGTATATGAGGCATAACCCAATATACCGGAACAATTTTACCATTGCAAGTTCCGGGTTTCCACTTAGGCATTAAAGCCAAAACACGTAAGGCCTCTTTATCAAATACCGAATATTTTGCCTTATTCTTCCCAGGGATGTGGAGTTGTGAAACTGTGCCATCTTTCATTACAACGAACGCTACATTAACACGGCTCTGAAACTCACTTGTTGTATCCCGAAGCTTAAAATTCTTAAAAAAGAATCTACCGTATTCGGCCAAACCACCCGGATACTCTGGACCTTGATCGACGTTAATATATGCCTTTAGCTTTTCATCGTAAGAGCATGCTGTCTTCTGAGCCATTAATGTCTTAGCGTTGCCAAATAAGACCAATGCGATAAGTGATAATTTGCTAAATATATTCATTGTGATTGCAGGTTTATGGCAATTAAGATACGAGACTTACTGGATAATGCTTATTCTGTTTTAAGTTGTAACTTAAGCGTGAGATAAAAGTACCGATTTTATATACAGATTTTTTGCTGTAGGCATTACCTCAGCCTCACTTATCAACAATTCTCTCTGCGTGCTATATTTAACTTTATTCAAGGCATAAAGGAAAAAATAAGGCACGCTGCTTTCTCCACAGCCATATGTTTCAATTAAACTTAAGCAATCATCTTTTGTAAACCCATCTCCATAACTAATATGCAGCAAATACTTTTTCCAAAAATGAAGCTCAGCGTTATTGGGAAATTTCGCCAGCCCAGAATCTAAAACGGTTAAAAACTTTTCCCCTCCCCTTTTACTCCAGTAGTCGGGAATATTATGGGGTATAACAAATTCAAAAAGTTCAAAGGCAAAACACCAATACAAAAAAGCTAAATTGATAAAACATATAGGCAATATATCATGTTGGTCATTCTCAATTTCCGCTTCGTAATAAGCAGCAGCCTCTGTATATCGTTTATTTAGCTCACTAATAATTGCTTGTTGCATAATAAATTAAGATAAGATCTTGAAAACTCGCATCAGCAGTGGAGGGACTTTAAAATGGATTAAATCCTTGTTTTCGTGCACTCAATCTTGATAACAAGAAACTGGACAATGTTTTTGTCAAACCGGTTATAAAGTTTGTTTGAGAATCCTTATAGGTTAATGCTTCGTTAACGAGTGGGTCATGCCCTTGATTCAAATAAACAAATAAAAAAAAATCGCCAGCATCACGAATTTCTATTACATAAAACGGAGTAGTTATTGATTTGCCAACCTCTGATAAACATTCTCTTGCCATATCCTGTAATTCAATTTGGCTAACCGATAAACCATAATCAAGAATATCGCAATGTTGTCCAGCCACATAAAGAAGTTCTTTAAGTGATCTTGGGAATGACACTCCATTGTTATACTTCTGCTCGAGTATTTCAATCTCTGATAAAGATATAGGTAAGTTTCTGCCTGATGAGTTTTTGAGGTCCTTTAAAATCTCTATATTCATATTATTTAAACTTGCTATTCTTTCCACCGCTCCCGCAAGCGTCTTCGCTTGTGGAAACGGATAGGTAGATAATACTTTCCTAAAATAAAAATATTTACTAATTAACCACAAGCGGGGACGCTTGCGGGAGCGAAAAAGGTCACCGCACAAACTCGTCAGTACTGACACAATCCTGTCAGTGTTCAAGGTGTTCAACTGCGTTCAAGGTGCTCAATATGTTTCATGAAACACTAAATTGAACACCGTGCAATAAATAGGAATTATCGCGCAATTTTGTGGTTTTCAGAAGAAAAAATATGAGAGGCGCAGGCATTAAAAAATCGCTTCAAAAATACTCCTCATCTGTCGAAATTACAATAACTTTAAACACTCCTATCCTGATTCCTGACTCTGTACTCATAATTCTTAACCCCCTACTTCAACATCGGCTGCACATTGGTCAAATTGTAAATGCCGGCAATTAAATCATCGCTTGGGTTTACCTTCATGGTTCTGGATGGCAAATCAATAAAGAGGTTCTCCTCGCCGTCTTTGATCATGAAGCGCAGGGCACAGTTTTTCACCTCGTACTTTTGATTGTTTACCTCTACCAGTTGGTTAAGACTGTGAACCATATCATCGTTCAAACTGTGCAGGTGCATACAAATAGTGAGCGATTTGGTCATTTTGTCGCGCATCTCTGATAGCAGGTTTATGGCACTCAGGCGCATATCCCAGTTATCTTTTTGGCGGTATTTTTCTTCTACGTTGCCTTTTATCTGAACAAAAAAGCCATCGCCCAGCAGGTTGCGGAATTTGATGTAATCATCGCCAAAGAGGGCAAATTCGTAGCTATCGTTATAGTCTTCAATTACAAACGTGCCGAACGGTTTACCCGTTTTGGTCATTTTATGCTGCACGTTGGCCATCAGGCCGCCAATGCTCAGCTCGCCCTGGCGGCGCAATTGCGCAAAACGCTCTACAATATCTGCCGGGGCAGTATCGCCGCTGCGCATGGTTACCAGTACTTTAAGGTCTGATACCCGGTTTTGGCAAAAGCGTTCCAGCTCCAGTTTGTAATTATCTAAAGGGTGACCGGTTAAATAAATACCAATGATATCCTTTTCGTACTTCAGCTTTTCTATCAGCGGCCATTCTTCGCTAACCGGCAGGGCAGGCTCGGGTATATAGGCTTCCACAGTACCGCCAAATAACGACGATTGTGAGCTGCTTTGGGTATTTTGATAGTCGTTAGAATATTTAATCAAACGCTCTATGCCGGTTAGCAGACCGTTCTCGGTTTTGGCAAAAAACTGGGCACGGTTCATTCCAAAGCTATCGAATGCACCACTGTAAACTAAATTCTCGTAGGCTTTTTTGTTAACGTTACGGGTGTTACTGCGCTGGGCAAAATCAAATACCGATTTATACGGCCCGCGTTCGTTACGCTCATCAATAATACTTTCAATAGCCTTTTCGCCCACACCTTTTACCCCGGTTAGGCCAAAGCGCACATCGCCTTTTTTGTTTACCGCAAAGGCCAGGTCCGACTCGTTAACATCGGGCCCTAACACGTTGATGCCCATGCGGCGGGTTTCCTCCATAAAGAAGGATATTTTATCGATACTATTCTGGTTGTTCAATACCGCCGCCATATATTCTGACGGGTAATGCGCCTTTAAGTAAGCCGTTTGGTAGGCCACAAAAGCATAACACGTTGAGTGCGATTTATTGAAAGCGTACTGGGCAAAGGCCTTCCAGTCGTTCCAAACCTTGGTGAGTTTATCTTTAGCGTGGCCTTTAGCCATTGCGCCCTCCATAAACTGCGATTCCATTTTATTTAGAACCTCAATTTGCTTTTTACCCATGGCCTTGCGCAAAACGTCGGCATCGCCCTTACTAAAGCCAGCCAGTTTTTGCGACAAAAGCATAACCTGCTCCTGGTATACGGTAATACCATAGGTTTCGCCCAGATACTCCTCCATATCGTCCAAATCGAAGCTAACTTCTTCTAAACCGTGCTTACGTTTAATAAAGCTGGGTATATACTCAATTGGGCCCGGGCGGTACAGGGCGTTCATGGCAATTAAATCCTCAAACCTGTCGGGCTTCAAATCGCGCAGGTACATTTGCATACCATCACTCTCAAACTGGAAGGTGCCATTGGTATCGCCACGCTGGTATAGTTCGTAAGTCTGTTGATCGTCTAAGGGTATGTAATCTATATCTATCGAAACATCGTGGTTCTGTTTGATCATGCGCAGGGCATCCTTAATAATGGTAAGGGTTTTAAGGCCCAAAAAGTCCATCTTAATTACACCTGCATCTTCAATTACACGGCCGTCGTACTGGGTTACCAGCAGGTCCGAGTCCTTGGCCGTGGCAACGGGTACTATGTTGGTAAGGTCGTCGGGCGCAATGATAATACCCGCCGCGTGTACCCCCGTGTTACGTACGGAGCCCTCCAGCTTTTCGGCCTCTCGGAGTACGGTTGCCTTTAAATCGTTACCCTCTTTAATGGCTTTCAGCTCGGGCACCTGTTCAATGGCCTGTTTAAGGTTAATGCCCAGGGTATCGGGCACTAACTTTTTCATGGCATTCACGTCGCTCAGGGGCATATCCAGCACCCGGCCTACGTCCTGTATACTGGTACGGGCAGCCATGGAGCCGTAGGTAATAATTTGTGCTACCTGGTTTTTACCGTATTTGTCAACCACATAGTCGATCACCTTTTGGCGGCCGGCATCGTCAAAGTCCGTATCAATATCGGGCATCGACTTACGGTCGGGGTTCAGGAAACGTTCGAACAGGAGGTTATACTTGATAGGGTCAATGTTGGTAATACCCGTACAATAAGCCACCACCGATCCCGCTGCCGAACCACGGCCCGGCCCGATGAACACGCCCATGTTGCGGCCTTCCTTAATAAAATCGGCCACGATGAGGAAATACCCCGCAAAACCCATGGTTTTAATGGTGAACAGCTCAAAGTTAATGCGCTCCTCTACCTCGGGCGTAAAATCGATGTACCGTTCGCGCGCACCTGTCATGGTAAGGTGCTTGAGATATTCCCACTGGTTCAGCACGTCCGACTCGGGCCCATCATGTATCTTAAACTCCGGCGGTATAGGGAAATTGGGCAGCATGATGTCGCGTTTCAGCTTCAGCACCTCTACCTTATCCACAATTTCGTTGGTATTATCTAATGATTCGGGCAGGTCATGAAACAGCTGCCCCATTTCGGCCTGGGTTTTAAAGTAAAACTGGTCGTTAGGGAAACCAAAGCGGTAGCCCTTGCCTCCTTCATCATCGGTAGCAATGGGGGTGCTTTGCATATCGCCGGTGTTTACGCACAGCAAAATATCGTGTGCATTGGCATCCTGCTGGTCCACGTAATGCGAATCGTTAGAGCAAATAACTTTCACGTTGAACTTTTTAGCAAATTTGAGCAGCGTGTTATTTATAATTTCCTGCTCAGGTATTTCATGGCGCTGAACTTCAATATAGTAGTCCTCACCAAAAATATCCAGCCACCATTTAAATTCAGTCTCTGCCTCCTCTTCTGTTTTTTTGAGGATTGCCTGCGGCACCGAAGCACCTATACAGCAGGTGGTGGCAATTAGCCCTTCGTGGTATTTGAGGATAAGCTCTTTATCGATACGTGGCCATTTGCTGTACAAGCCTTCCATGTACCCCAATGAGCACAGCTTAATAAGATTTTTATATCCCTGCGGATTTTTAGCCAGCAATAACTGGTGGTGACGAACGTCTTTTTTCTCCTTGGTAAATTGCTTTTTATGCCTGTCTTCTACCACGTAAAACTCGCAGCCCACAATGGGTTTTACATTGTGCTTGGCGGCTTCGGCCACAAACTTAAACACCCCGAACATGTTACCATGATCGGTAATGGCTAGGGCTTTCATACCATCAGCAGCTGCTTTTTTATACAGCTTTGATATATCGGCAGCACCATCTAAAAGTGAAAACTGGGTGTGTACGTGTAAGTGGGAAAAATCGGGCATAACAAAATCCTTTTCAGCGATGCAAAAGTACGAAAAACCCCACCGCGATAACCCGTTAGCCGGTAAAAGTTACTGACATAAAACGTAAGTTGTTAAGATTTACAGCTATAAAAAAACTTTTTACCCGCTTCAAAGTTTTATAAGCAATTTGCCGTTGCTCTCATCATTTTTAGCCGCTAAGGCATGTGCTTTGTTGTACAGCTTGTACTACACTATTCTTCATCTACAAAATATAATAAATTGGGAAAATTTGGACGTATAGCTTTAAAAACCATTCTTTGGATAGTTGCGAGTGTCATATTTCTGGTGCTGCTTGTAGTTATTTTAATACAGGTACCAGCCGTACAACAGTTTGCAAAAAACAAAGCTGTTACTTTTTTAGAAGGTAAAATTGGCACCAAGGTTGAAATTGGTCACATCACTATTGGCTTCCCAAAAATGCTGGTGCTAAAAGATGTTTACTTCGAAGACCAGAAACGCGACACGCTGATTGCCGGCGACGAATTGAAGGTAGACATCAGCATGATGAAACTGCTGCAAAGCCAAGTTGAAGTAAACGAAATAAACCTGCAAGGCATTACCGCCAAAGTAAGCCGCGGAGCCGATAGCACGTTTAACTTTGACTATATACTGAAAGCCTTTGCCGGCGAAGCTAAAAAAGAGCCCAAACCCGAAGATACTACCTCTACCCTTAAAATATCGCTCGACAAAATCATTCTCGACCGCATTAACATTGCCTATAAAGATGTAACCACCGGCAACGACGTTAAATTCTTTTTAGGCCATTTTGATACACGTATTAAAGATTTTGACCTGGATAAAATGAAGTTCAGCATCCCGAAGATCAATCTTTCGGATGTTAACGCACGTATTATTCAAACTCCGGCGGGTTCATCAGTTGCACAGGCCGCCACCGTTGATACCGCCACTACCCCACTCAACCTTACGCTCGATTTAGGAACCATTGATGTTAACCGCATTAAGGTTGACTACCGCACCAACGAAATGAAAGCCGACGTTAATCTCGGTAAGTTTTTGGTGGAGATGAACGACATCGACCTTAAAAACCAAAACGTCGGCATTAAAAGCATCACCTTAAATGATACTAAAGCTGGCTTACGCTTAGCTAAACCCACAACCGTAGTCAAAGCCGTGGTTGAAACCGCTAAAAAAATAGATACGCTTGTTACCCCGCCGCAAAGCAACAAACCATGGCGTGCCACTATTGGTAAAATTAGCTTTGCCAATAACGACATTAAGTTTGATAATGATGCCCAGGCCCCTTTACGCCGTGGTTTGGATTTTGGCCACATGGATATTAAAGGCCTGAGCACTGATATTGAAGACCTTTCATACAGTCCCGATACAATTGCCGGTAAGGTAAATCAATTTACTTTTAGTGATAAAAGCGGCTTTAATTTAAAAGAGTTCCGCACTAGTTTTATGTACGGCGCGAAAAACGCTTACTTGAAAGACCTTTATGTAGAAACCCCAAATACCGTTATTCAACGTAATGTAGAGGTAGCCTACCCTTCTATCGAAGCTATCACCAAAAACATTGGCCTGTTAAGCCTTAACGCCAACGTTGATGGCACCCGCATTGGCTTACGAGATGTATTGCTGCTGATGCCTACCATGGCCAGCATGGAACCTTTCCGCAGTACGCCAAGTGCATTATTCAGGATAAACGGTCGT contains the following coding sequences:
- a CDS encoding DUF4251 domain-containing protein, with amino-acid sequence MKNLKVCWPLLVMLSVFATTVSAQKKNKKAIRDSIQAAGIEKLLTSQKYVFTAEFASAAQGGSTTLTSYFYLEVNPEAVNCILPYYGNSYNSGGISDSKIKLTSKNFDYLADKSIPGHWYVSIKPKDSTTEKELLLDIAVDGSASLAVISNNRSRMTYTGTIEAKVDRTTFN
- a CDS encoding class I SAM-dependent methyltransferase, with the protein product MKDNFSTQSDHYAKYRPTYPPELFDYLLSITPSHQTAWDCGTGNGQVAFELAKRFEQVYATDVSQAQIDNASQANNITYSVQPAEQTNFDNNFFDLIVVAQAIHWFDFEKFYNEVRRTVKANALLCVTGYGMIQVSAEVDAVIDHFYRNVIDSYWDAERKYVDENYQTIPFPFEEIEAPEFANVLEWNSEHLMGYLNTWSAVKHFIKQNGYNPVDELKLEIEKHWGNDDFKRVKFPVLLRIGKV
- a CDS encoding energy transducer TonB — encoded protein: MNIFSKLSLIALVLFGNAKTLMAQKTACSYDEKLKAYINVDQGPEYPGGLAEYGRFFFKNFKLRDTTSEFQSRVNVAFVVMKDGTVSQLHIPGKNKAKYSVFDKEALRVLALMPKWKPGTCNGKIVPVYWVMPHILEPNHDF
- a CDS encoding SMI1/KNR4 family protein translates to MSVLTSLCGDLFRSRKRPRLWLISKYFYFRKVLSTYPFPQAKTLAGAVERIASLNNMNIEILKDLKNSSGRNLPISLSEIEILEQKYNNGVSFPRSLKELLYVAGQHCDILDYGLSVSQIELQDMARECLSEVGKSITTPFYVIEIRDAGDFFLFVYLNQGHDPLVNEALTYKDSQTNFITGLTKTLSSFLLSRLSARKQGFNPF
- the dnaE gene encoding DNA polymerase III subunit alpha, which produces MPDFSHLHVHTQFSLLDGAADISKLYKKAAADGMKALAITDHGNMFGVFKFVAEAAKHNVKPIVGCEFYVVEDRHKKQFTKEKKDVRHHQLLLAKNPQGYKNLIKLCSLGYMEGLYSKWPRIDKELILKYHEGLIATTCCIGASVPQAILKKTEEEAETEFKWWLDIFGEDYYIEVQRHEIPEQEIINNTLLKFAKKFNVKVICSNDSHYVDQQDANAHDILLCVNTGDMQSTPIATDDEGGKGYRFGFPNDQFYFKTQAEMGQLFHDLPESLDNTNEIVDKVEVLKLKRDIMLPNFPIPPEFKIHDGPESDVLNQWEYLKHLTMTGARERYIDFTPEVEERINFELFTIKTMGFAGYFLIVADFIKEGRNMGVFIGPGRGSAAGSVVAYCTGITNIDPIKYNLLFERFLNPDRKSMPDIDTDFDDAGRQKVIDYVVDKYGKNQVAQIITYGSMAARTSIQDVGRVLDMPLSDVNAMKKLVPDTLGINLKQAIEQVPELKAIKEGNDLKATVLREAEKLEGSVRNTGVHAAGIIIAPDDLTNIVPVATAKDSDLLVTQYDGRVIEDAGVIKMDFLGLKTLTIIKDALRMIKQNHDVSIDIDYIPLDDQQTYELYQRGDTNGTFQFESDGMQMYLRDLKPDRFEDLIAMNALYRPGPIEYIPSFIKRKHGLEEVSFDLDDMEEYLGETYGITVYQEQVMLLSQKLAGFSKGDADVLRKAMGKKQIEVLNKMESQFMEGAMAKGHAKDKLTKVWNDWKAFAQYAFNKSHSTCYAFVAYQTAYLKAHYPSEYMAAVLNNQNSIDKISFFMEETRRMGINVLGPDVNESDLAFAVNKKGDVRFGLTGVKGVGEKAIESIIDERNERGPYKSVFDFAQRSNTRNVNKKAYENLVYSGAFDSFGMNRAQFFAKTENGLLTGIERLIKYSNDYQNTQSSSQSSLFGGTVEAYIPEPALPVSEEWPLIEKLKYEKDIIGIYLTGHPLDNYKLELERFCQNRVSDLKVLVTMRSGDTAPADIVERFAQLRRQGELSIGGLMANVQHKMTKTGKPFGTFVIEDYNDSYEFALFGDDYIKFRNLLGDGFFVQIKGNVEEKYRQKDNWDMRLSAINLLSEMRDKMTKSLTICMHLHSLNDDMVHSLNQLVEVNNQKYEVKNCALRFMIKDGEENLFIDLPSRTMKVNPSDDLIAGIYNLTNVQPMLK